Genomic DNA from Chloroflexota bacterium:
GACGGACGGGTCGCGGAAGGACGGCTGGCTGTCCAACGCCGCGCGCAGGCGACGTAGGCAGCGCGTCCGCAGCGGCCCGACCGTCTCCGGCGAGACGCCCAGCTGCTCGGCGATCTGGGCGTAGGATGGCGCGGTCGGATCGTAGAAGAACGCGTAGACGATCTTCCGATCCCGCTCGGACAGCGACGACACCGCCTCACGGATCGCCGCGCTCTGCTCGCCCTCTATGGCACGCACGTCAGGCGTCGGGTCAGGGTCGGGGGCGACCATCGCCTCGGTCTCGAAGCGCTCGCCGTCGTCCACGATGCTCTGAATGCGCTTCCGCAGCGCCCGGCGCGCCTGCCGAGCGGCGATCGTCGCCAGCCAGCCGGCCAGCACCCGCTCGTCGCGCAGGCTCGCAAGGCCGTCCCAGGCCGCGACCCAGACCTCCTGGAAGAGGTCGGTGGCCTCGTCACCCGTGATCCCGCAACGGCGGATCACCGCATACACGAGATTCGCATGGATCCGGACGAGCGCTTCCCAGGCGTCCTGGTCTCCGCGCAGGCATGCAGCCACCAGGCCGTGCCGCGCAAGCGTCTCAGCACGCCCGAGATGGCCTGGTCCCGAGCTGTTTTCGCGCCGATCCGGTGACCCGTGATCGGAAGTCGCCCCGATGATGGCGTCGCCTCCGGGCACGCACCGCGTGCATTACGTGCATGAATCAGTGGTCACGTACGCCGTGATGCGTATGCTACTCGCCGGAGGGCATGGCTGTCCATCCCCGTGCTGTAACAAGACGTGCGTACAGCCGAGGATGGACGCCTCGCTCGCTCGCCGGCAGCCTCCGGCTAGATCTGCACCGAGGGGATCTCGATCAGCTCGTAGGCCAGGCCGATCTCCATCCGGTGGATGCCCGATACCAGCCCGTCCAGCGCGAACTGCCCGAGATCGTCAACCTCGGTCTCGAGGCGGCCGGATGGGCCTTCAGCGATGACCCAGGCCCGCGTCAGGTCCGGCTCGCTGGCCGTGACCTGCCCGAGCATCCGCAGGCGGCCAGCGATGGTGCTGTGACCCACCTCAAGATCGATCTCGACACCGCCCGCCTGATACATGAGGCGCGGATGCTCGATCGCGACGGCACGAGCGCCGGCGACGCGCGGCTGCAGCCGATTGTCGTAGACCAACGCCGCGACCAGCCGCCGCCAGATTGACGGGCGCGGCGCCTCTTTTCCCACGACCTGACCGGCAATCCGGACCGCGCGGTTCACTACCCAGCTTGGCGGCTCGTCATCCGCAGACGCCATCAACCAGTCCGCGACGTCGTTCGCCTCGTCGTCGGTCAGGTTGCCGTCTGCCAGGTCGATCAGGATGCGCGGCATGCCAAGCTGATCGTCCAGACGCTCGTCTTCGAGATCGATCAACTGCTCGTTCATGTTGTTGTCGGTGCCCTTGTCGGTGCCCATGCGCGATGTCTCCTCCGCTCCGATCTCCACGTTGCCTAGCGGCCGTTGCGGGCGAGCCTTCTCAGAACAGGCTTTCGGCCATGCCCTGCGACTTTTTCATGGGGCAACTCCGCTGTCGCGACCCCCACGCGACGCCCGAACAGCCCCCGGCCTCCGGCCTCCCAACACCTTTCGGCGATGATCGCGTCCGCAGAGCGCCATCTCTGAACATCAGAACGATGGCGCGGCTGAAAACGTGCTTCGCTCGCGATCGGGCGGGATGGTTCTCCTTTGTTGAGCGTTCGGGCGCGACCCGAACGCCTGTCTGTCAGCCTTCCTCGGCCCCTGTACCTACCGATGTCAGACCTGTTCCCCGGCGATACTCTTCCGTCACAAGCACATGGGCGCCGTAACAGTATCGTCAGGCCTGGCCCATCGCAAAAACCAGCGATACGCCGAAGCGGGTTCCCCACCCTCCCCGGCATGTCGCTCCCCAGACGCTGATCCGTCCCCACATCGCGATCGACGCGCTGCACGAACTTCAGCAATGCTGGAACCATGCCTTCTCCTGCCTCAGCATCAGAGAAGACGTCAGCCATCGCCCTGGCGGTCACCGTCAGGACCAGCGCTCGTACTCACCCTGGTCGGCCGGCACGACTGGGCTGGCGTATCCGCCACCGTCGCCACGGACCGGCTCCAGAGCATCACTCGGCTGCGCGTACCCACCGCCATCGCCACGGGTCGGGATGGTGTAGCCACCACCGTCGCCACGGGTCGGGATCGTGTACCCGCCACCGTCACCACGGGTCGGGATGCTGTAACCGCCACCGTCACCACGGGTCGGGATGCTGTAACCACCGCCGTCG
This window encodes:
- a CDS encoding sigma-70 family RNA polymerase sigma factor, with amino-acid sequence MAACLRGDQDAWEALVRIHANLVYAVIRRCGITGDEATDLFQEVWVAAWDGLASLRDERVLAGWLATIAARQARRALRKRIQSIVDDGERFETEAMVAPDPDPTPDVRAIEGEQSAAIREAVSSLSERDRKIVYAFFYDPTAPSYAQIAEQLGVSPETVGPLRTRCLRRLRAALDSQPSFRDPSV